One genomic segment of Rivularia sp. PCC 7116 includes these proteins:
- a CDS encoding DUF4291 domain-containing protein — protein sequence MQRQILAAYDSEGIYVYQAFKPSIAEEALRKGTFGKGFNMERMTWIKPSFGWMLYRSGYATKHRQESILKIKLTHEGFQEILKQAIPTSFDRDIFASERDWKRSLDKSEVRYQWDPDRDLSLRRLEHRALQLGIRGSVVQSYANNWIIKVEEVTQLARDIQNAIKNKSKEMPQTPEEKVLQVSKDIEKFLRITHENSLNRY from the coding sequence ATGCAGCGACAAATACTAGCAGCTTATGACAGCGAAGGAATTTATGTATATCAAGCTTTCAAACCTTCTATAGCGGAAGAAGCTTTACGTAAAGGAACTTTTGGTAAGGGTTTTAATATGGAAAGAATGACCTGGATTAAGCCTTCATTTGGTTGGATGCTGTATCGTTCTGGTTATGCAACAAAACATAGACAAGAATCTATCTTAAAAATCAAGCTCACCCATGAAGGTTTTCAGGAGATTCTTAAGCAAGCAATACCAACATCATTCGACAGAGATATTTTTGCATCAGAAAGAGATTGGAAAAGAAGTTTAGACAAATCTGAGGTAAGGTATCAATGGGACCCCGATAGAGATTTGTCCTTACGACGTTTGGAGCATCGCGCATTGCAATTGGGTATTCGCGGTAGCGTAGTACAGAGTTACGCAAATAACTGGATTATAAAAGTCGAGGAAGTAACTCAACTGGCTCGCGATATTCAAAATGCAATTAAAAATAAATCGAAAGAAATGCCCCAGACTCCTGAAGAAAAAGTATTACAGGTAAGTAAAGATATTGAGAAATTTTTAAGAATAACTCATGAAAATAGCTTAAATAGATACTAA
- a CDS encoding PEP-CTERM sorting domain-containing protein (PEP-CTERM proteins occur, often in large numbers, in the proteomes of bacteria that also encode an exosortase, a predicted intramembrane cysteine proteinase. The presence of a PEP-CTERM domain at a protein's C-terminus predicts cleavage within the sorting domain, followed by covalent anchoring to some some component of the (usually Gram-negative) cell surface. Many PEP-CTERM proteins exhibit an unusual sequence composition that includes large numbers of potential glycosylation sites. Expression of one such protein has been shown restore the ability of a bacterium to form floc, a type of biofilm.) translates to MNRYTISTTDFTEEYTSPSVYSTPLLALQNAVDSTFTLTSDTLVNFSIRDSAYGDNAGGVSLRIASVDSQSVPEPASMLGLLAIGSIGISSLKRKKQ, encoded by the coding sequence ATGAATAGATATACTATATCTACTACAGACTTTACCGAAGAATATACATCACCAAGTGTTTATAGTACTCCTTTGCTAGCGTTACAGAATGCTGTAGATAGCACTTTTACCCTTACATCTGATACTCTAGTTAACTTCTCAATCAGAGATAGCGCTTACGGTGATAACGCCGGAGGTGTATCTTTAAGAATAGCTTCGGTAGATTCGCAATCAGTTCCAGAACCGGCTTCTATGTTAGGTTTATTAGCTATAGGTAGCATTGGAATATCTAGTCTCAAGCGTAAGAAGCAATAG
- a CDS encoding PEP-CTERM sorting domain-containing protein (PEP-CTERM proteins occur, often in large numbers, in the proteomes of bacteria that also encode an exosortase, a predicted intramembrane cysteine proteinase. The presence of a PEP-CTERM domain at a protein's C-terminus predicts cleavage within the sorting domain, followed by covalent anchoring to some some component of the (usually Gram-negative) cell surface. Many PEP-CTERM proteins exhibit an unusual sequence composition that includes large numbers of potential glycosylation sites. Expression of one such protein has been shown restore the ability of a bacterium to form floc, a type of biofilm.): MKIFNKLAILAASLAMSSGLMQTEVHAASFSRIVNLDARENTTNNAISLNLLAGTYKVNYIGMSDGGNYDAWNAWGEGVTSFCNSHGEGCRKGWINSYRISFEGFSDMFSSPSVYRNPLQAMQNAVDTSFTLASNTKVNFFIADNYYQDNVGGVSLRLSSQSIPEPTSVISLFAVGAISLFIYKRQEQIV; encoded by the coding sequence ATGAAAATATTCAACAAGTTGGCAATACTCGCCGCTAGTCTGGCTATGAGTTCTGGTTTGATGCAAACAGAGGTACACGCAGCTAGTTTCAGTAGAATCGTCAATTTAGATGCGAGAGAAAATACCACTAACAATGCGATTTCTTTAAATCTATTAGCAGGAACTTATAAAGTTAATTACATTGGAATGAGTGATGGCGGTAATTATGATGCTTGGAATGCCTGGGGAGAAGGAGTCACATCTTTTTGCAATAGTCATGGAGAGGGCTGTCGAAAAGGGTGGATAAATAGTTATCGTATATCTTTCGAGGGTTTTAGTGACATGTTCTCCAGCCCTAGTGTCTACCGTAATCCTCTACAAGCAATGCAGAATGCTGTGGATACATCTTTTACCCTTGCATCAAATACGAAAGTTAACTTTTTTATAGCGGACAATTACTATCAGGATAATGTTGGCGGTGTATCTCTGAGACTATCATCGCAATCAATTCCCGAACCTACTTCGGTAATAAGTTTATTCGCTGTAGGTGCTATTAGTTTATTCATTTATAAGCGTCAAGAACAGATAGTTTAG
- a CDS encoding NAD(P)H-quinone oxidoreductase subunit H, translated as MPRIETKTEPMTINFGPHHPAMHGCFRIVVTLDGEDVVDCEPVLGYLHRGMEKIAENRTNIMYVPYVSRWDYYGGMFNEAVTVNAVEKLADIQIPKRASYIRAIMLELARIVNHLLWLGPFISDIGAHSPFFYTLRDREMILDLFEAATGYRMVNHNYFRIGGVAVDLPYGWVIKCKEFCDYFLPKVDEYEKLITNNPIFCRRVEGVGVLSREEAINWGISGPMLRASGVKWDLRKVDRYECYDDFDWEVQWNKSGDCLARYLVRMGEMRESISIIKQAIAGLPGGAYENLEAKRIAEGKKSEWNSFDYQYIAKKVAPTFKIPKGEHYVRVESGRGELGIYLVGDDNAFPHRWKIRPADFNNLQALPQLIKGVKVADIFVILGSIDVVMGSVDR; from the coding sequence ATGCCCAGAATAGAAACCAAAACCGAGCCGATGACGATTAATTTTGGTCCCCATCATCCTGCGATGCATGGCTGTTTCAGAATCGTTGTCACGCTTGATGGAGAAGATGTAGTAGATTGCGAACCTGTTTTAGGATATCTACATCGGGGAATGGAGAAAATCGCTGAAAATCGCACTAATATCATGTACGTTCCTTACGTTAGTCGCTGGGATTATTATGGTGGCATGTTCAACGAAGCAGTTACAGTTAATGCTGTTGAGAAATTAGCTGATATCCAAATTCCTAAGCGTGCTAGCTATATCCGAGCAATCATGCTGGAATTGGCGCGAATTGTGAATCATTTGCTGTGGTTGGGACCTTTTATTAGTGATATCGGGGCACACAGTCCTTTTTTCTATACGCTTCGGGATAGGGAAATGATTCTCGATTTGTTTGAAGCTGCTACGGGATACCGCATGGTTAACCACAATTATTTTCGCATCGGTGGTGTTGCTGTCGATCTTCCTTATGGTTGGGTAATTAAATGTAAAGAATTTTGTGATTATTTTTTACCTAAAGTAGATGAATATGAGAAATTAATTACCAATAATCCGATATTTTGTCGTCGAGTTGAAGGCGTAGGAGTTCTCAGTCGGGAAGAAGCAATTAATTGGGGTATTTCCGGCCCCATGCTGCGGGCTTCTGGGGTAAAGTGGGATTTACGCAAGGTTGATCGTTATGAATGTTATGACGATTTTGATTGGGAAGTTCAGTGGAATAAAAGCGGCGATTGTTTAGCTCGTTATCTAGTGCGAATGGGGGAGATGCGCGAGTCTATAAGTATTATTAAACAAGCCATTGCAGGTTTACCGGGTGGTGCTTATGAAAATTTAGAAGCGAAGCGTATCGCAGAAGGTAAAAAGTCAGAATGGAATAGTTTTGATTATCAATATATTGCCAAGAAAGTTGCACCTACATTTAAGATTCCCAAGGGAGAACATTACGTTCGTGTCGAATCTGGCAGAGGAGAATTAGGAATTTATTTAGTTGGTGACGACAACGCTTTTCCTCACCGTTGGAAAATTCGTCCCGCAGATTTCAACAATTTACAAGCATTACCGCAATTAATAAAAGGTGTAAAAGTTGCAGATATTTTTGTGATTTTAGGAAGTATTGATGTAGTGATGGGTTCTGTGGATAGATAG